A genomic region of Ammospiza nelsoni isolate bAmmNel1 chromosome 3, bAmmNel1.pri, whole genome shotgun sequence contains the following coding sequences:
- the AKAP12 gene encoding A-kinase anchor protein 12 isoform X3, whose protein sequence is MERKVGQTEHSSVTVKEDTETMETNPSDSGTTDGVDAEKEDAQSIKQLPALEEVAEDQVAEPQSYDLGFKKVFKFVGFRFTVKKEKTGKSEPVQLLTVKKEAKVPEGADDEKEVASEETAVPEDVLSAEDNTKDTLKNEKTEEESPKIPEATETCSQTVALATETASPLRKLFTQGWTGFRKKKSFRKPKEDEQQSPVKEEEIEKEETTLTTEISEREEKPESEKQNEERNVTAVTVEAHEKEQTEGEMQESEETLSATGVEGSEKKEVVKHDEEGQKEDPAAVKESAEEKKDDQERKLVEVPENLGKEEEKTEEGEKEGEVTEKPLETKSVVPLVTDSVNGKLTTSSEGLPVGEKLESMEKCERDDRTEIASEETCETGSEAMEISSDQLRKSEGKEGSKNALLGKETLDDKTEEAELKMSPTAEDVAQGEALDRTTEKKESKELLLSSTSEQSVDTEDNQQSVKPADEGLQGKPGADTTDTVKPDETTVEVTSEEAAGKKPPEGITNEAELLSSQEKTKLQGSPLKKLFTGTGLKKLSGKKQKGKREESKLGEQGEPIQQLSDSPDSPEEQKGESSASSPEEMNEIPSLEKSTDGMQVTESEDATITDVERKREIVTPWASFKKMVTPKKRARRPSESDKEEEIDKTKNIAVCATENVADENQGEIQENGIDQKPEKITEEPKRKVDTSVSWETFICVGSSKKRARKSSSSDEESQKVEESGQSKETATDAVLTSSQESDQGQGNSSPEQAGSPSESEGISTWESFKRLVTPRRRSKTRMEERSEDSVVEHSTSDGEPGKDESWVPFRKLMPGRRKKKSDGKPEPAHLKQAREDMAETAEEDSDVPAVVPLSEYEAAEQEKMEAQRAKDAEATREQTSEEERAEKETLKTGQGSEGLIHAVAVEEERAVSSIEERSPSWISAALTECIEQVREEEEKETQKTAEPGVTVEDAVVAAETVPETRKDVSDDTAASELELTSEAVTALETAEASCAEETMEVSLAEETTEMVSAVSQLLETPDTTEEATPVQEVEATEQNLKELDKQTQKVLHEVAERVKSDVTQPVSERAVTETIITTVQGPESEVKGAAKDGNVVGQETVVLEHKEDGSQPQQNALSIQGQNGVEENVLPEGSAKSEIPSVMEESTDGCQGYVEDHKEVNEVQTTTEETLSHDKEFHSIKAITPKEELLANQEPSEQEKLPITELTPDETRDQCAPEGKPAVQDKTEDGTSSLGLTAEKLEGEGRTLTVGSECTEAVVTVKTEKQDGIPDSEEQVCAEGVPSRTPARREEDDAVHNGVKSAEVTVPEVLLQSKGKASALPSKTVGSEAAADAEQSMSNGCDRDIAAKDSVPVTEPQCRDKTAETPSKSDEVEGAVLKSETRLEGTSVVAEAPVQIKADGASNLSSACPEIVENESAVITDKCPKKCETPSSLAGEETVGKGQELVETLNCQGFQKEDKKNEQLLDGAKEVFEYRKQESVTHDECSTAVPQEEGSGSAFPQAEGLGALKTPVALAAAAGGEHVVAETATRSDVTAKTVHLATTPEQMASEEVPVSNTDCSGCGTAELAGVEAPKPGVTCASMNGVSEEQERPQSTGQAEHNGIPSSHSLSPSHPEFQKHVIQSVIIESQSTKIVLNAIQSAVHKLAEAEESAALESEESIKSIGKSPSDIIVPELLGSTQVDQQLPVKEEEIQSKEQELKQTGIVKTATLTESAEIHATVEKKDMPLISEMLKDGQSQNSLTVVTSSEEISRGNVRLQKSTLEQSTSEDSTKDTLDMHTPKLREKEVGYIMEISDQHTGQQTCRESEEQLYHPPVEDGKTQMWEDEGCQEGTSCDRQSQNSVALTP, encoded by the exons gaaaagttttaggAAGCCTAAAGAAGATGAACAACAGTCTCCTGTGAAAGAAGAGGAGATAGAAAAAGAGGAGACAACATTAACAACTGAAATCAGTGAAAGGGAGGAGAAACCTGAGTCTGAGAAGCAAAATGAAGAGAGAAATGTGACAGCAGTAACTGTTGAAGCGCATGAAAAGGAGCAAACTGAAGGTGAAATGCAGGAGTCAGAAGAGACTCTGTCAGCCACAGGAGTAGAAGGAAGTGAAAAGAAAGAGGTAGTCAAGCATGATGAGGAGGGGCAAAAAGAGGACCCAGCAGCTGTAAAAGAaagtgcagaggaaaaaaaagatgatcAAGAAAGGAAACTGGTGGAAGTCCCAGAAAATCTTggtaaagaggaagaaaaaactgaagaaggagagaaagaaggtGAGGTGACAGAGAAACCACTAGAAACAAAGTCAGTGGTACCTCTTGTCACTGACAGTGTGAATGGAAAATTGACAACATCCTCAGAAGGCCTACCTGTGGGAGAAAAACTGGAGTCAATGGAAAAGTGTGAAAGAGATGACAGAACTGAAATAGCCTCTGAAGAGACATGTGAAACAGGGTCTGAGGCAATGGAAATTTCTAGTGATCAGCTTagaaaatctgaaggaaaagaaggaagtaAAAATGCTCTACTTGGGAAAGAGACATTAGATGACAAAACGGAGGAAGCAGAATTAAAAATGTCACCCACAGCAGAAGATGTTGCACAGGGAGAAGCTCTGGATAGAAccacagagaagaaagaaagcaaagaactACTACTCTCTTCTACTTCTGAACAATCCGTTGACACAGAGGATAATCAACAGTCAGTCAAACCCGCTGATGAAGGACTGCAGGGAAAACCTGGCGCAGATACAACTGATACTGTCAAACCAGATGAAACAACCGTGGAAGTAACTTCTGAAGAGGCAGCTGGAAAGAAGCCTCCAGAAGGTATCACAAATGAAGCAGAACTCCTGTCTTCTCAAGAAAAGACTAAATTACAAGGTAGCCCTTTGAAGAAACTCTTTACAGGTACTGGGTTGAAAAAGCTGTctggaaagaagcaaaaaggtAAAAGAGAAGAATCTAAGTTAGGGGAACAGGGTGAGCCAATTCAGCAGTTATCAGATTCCCCAGATAGCCCAGAGGAACAAAAGGGGGAGAGTTCTGCTTCTTCTCCTGAGGAGATGAATGAAATTCCCTCTTTGGAAAAATCCACAGATGGAATGCAGGTCACTGAAAGTGAGGATGCCACAATTACAGATGTGGAGCgaaaaagagaaattgttaCACCTTGGGCATCATTTAAAAAGATGGTGACTCCCAAGAAACGTGCCAGAAGGCCCTCTGAAAGTgataaagaagaagaaattgatAAGACAAAAAATATTGCAGTATGTGCAACTGAAAATGTTGCTGATGAAAATCAGGgagaaatacaagaaaatgGGATTGACCAGAAACCAGAGAAAATTACAGAAGAGCCCAAAAGAAAAGTTGATACCTCTGTCTCCTGGGAAACTTTTATATGTGTAGGTTCTTCAAAGAAAAGAGCCAGGAAGTCATCATCATCTGATGAAGAAAGCCAAAAAGTAGAAGAGTCTGGACAGAGCAAAGAAACAGCGACAGATGCAGTTCTTACTAGCTCTCAGGAGAGTGACCAAGGACAAGGGAATTCTTCCCCGGAGCAGGCTGGAAGTCCATCTGAAAGTGAAGGTATTTCAACATGGGAATCGTTTAAAAGGTTAGTTACTCCAAGAAGGAGATCCAAAACCAGAATGGAGGAGAGAAGTGAAGACTCTGTTGTGGAGCATTCAACATCGGATGGTGAGCCTGGAAAAGATGAATCATGGGTTCCATTTAGAAAACTGATGCCTGGGCGCAGGAAGAAAAAGTCAGATGGAAAGCCAGAACCAGCTCATCTTAAACAAGCGAGAGAAGACATGGCAGAAACAGCTGAGGAAGATTCTGATGTTCCAGCTGTTGTTCCTTTATCTGAGTATgaagcagcagaacaggagAAAATGGAAGCTCAACGAGCGAAAGATGCTGAAGCGACGAGAGAACAAACCTCAGAGGAAGAGAGAGCAGAAAAGGAGACCCTAAAGACGGGGCAAGGATCTGAAGGGCTGATACATGCAGTAGCTGTGGAAGAAGAAAGGGCAGTGAGCAGCATTGAGGAAAGGTCACCATCATGGATATCTGCTGCTCTGACAGAGTGCATTGAGCAGgtgagagaagaggaagagaaggaaactcAGAAAACAGCTGAACCAGGTGTTACTGTGGAGGATGCAGTGGTAGCTGCTGAGACAGTGCCAGAGACTAGAAAGGATGTAAGCGATGACACCGCAGCAAGTGAGCTGGAGCTAACCTCTGAAGCTGTGACTGCTCTGGAGACAGCAGAAGCTTCCTGTGCTGAAGAAACCATGGAAGTGTCCCTTGCTGAGGAGACAACTGAGATGGTTTCTGCTGTTTCACAGTTGTTAGAAACCCCAGATACTACAGAGGAAGCTACACCAGTTCAAGAAGTAGAGGCCACCGAACAAAATTTGAAAGAATTAGACAAACAGACACAAAAAGTTCTTCATGAAGTTGCTGAAAGAGTAAAATCAGATGTAACACAGCCTGTTAGTGAAAGAGCTGTGACAGAAACTATAATTACAACAGTACAGGGACCGGAGTCAGAGGTGAAAGGTGCTGCTAAAGATGGGAATGTTGTCGGCCAGGAAACCGTTGTGCTTGAACACAAAGAGGatggctcccagccccagcaaaATGCACTGAGCATTCAGGGCCAAAACGGAGTTGAAGAGAACGTATTACCTGAAGGTTCAGCAAAAAGTGAAATACCTTCTGTGATGGAAGAAAGCACGGATGGATGTCAAGGATATGTAGAAGACCATAAAGAAGTAAATGAAGTGCAGACGACAACAGAGGAAACTTTATCACATGACAAAGAGTTTCACAGCATCAAAGCCATCACTCCCAAGGAAGAGCTGCTTGCAAACCAGGAGCCTTCAGAGCAAGAGAAACTGCCCATTACAGAGTTGACACCGGATGAGACAAGAGATCAATGTGCTCCAGAAGGAAAGCCTGCA GTTCAGGACAAGACAGAGGATGGAACCTCATCCTTGGGGCTTACAGCTGAAAAGCTTGAAGGAGAGGGCAGAACGCTCACTGTGGGATCAGAGTGCACAGAAGCAGTTGTCACTGTTAAAACTGAGAAACAAGATGGAATTCCTGACTCAGAAGAACAAGTTTGTGCTGAAGGAGTTCCTAGCAGGACACCTGCCCGGAGAGAGGAAGATGATGCTGTGCACAACGGAGTAAAAAGCGCAGAAGTCACTGTTCCTGAGGTTCTACTGCAGAGCAAGGGAAAAgcctctgcccttccctcaAAAACAGTTGGctcagaagcagctgcagatgCTGAGCAGAGCATGAGCAATGGGTGTGACAGGGACATTGCAGCAAAAGATTCTGTGCCTGTCACAGAGCCACAATGCAGAGACAAAACAGCTGAAACCCCCTCCAAGAGTGATGAAGTGGAAGGTGCTGTGCTCAAATCTGAAACACGGTTGGAGGGCACTTCCGTCGTTGCTGAGGCTCCCGTGCAGATTAAAGCAGATGGGGCATCTAATTTATCATCAGCATGCCCAGAGATTGTTGAAAATGAAAGTGCTGTTATCACTGATAAATGTCCTAAGAAATGTGAAACACCCAGCAGTTTGGCTGGAGAAGAGACTGTGGGAAAAGGACAAGAACTTGTAGAAACCTTGAACTGTCAAGGTTTCCAGaaagaagataagaaaaatgAGCAATTGTTGGATGGAGCCAAAGAAGTATTTGAATACAGAAAACAGGAATCTGTGACACACGATGAATGTTCAACTGCTGTCCCGCAAGAGGAAGGCTCTGGCTCAGCCTTTCCACAGGCTGAAGGCTTGGGGGCTCTGAAAACACCTGTGGCTctagcagctgcagcaggtggagAGCATGTCGTGGCAGAAACTGCGACACGCTCAGACGTGACAGCCAAAACTGTACACTTGGCAACTACTCCAGAGCAAATGGCTTCTGAGGAGGTCCCAGTTTCTAACACTGACTGTTCAGGCTGTGGGACTGCAGAGCTTGCTGGTGTGGAGGCACCCAAGCCTGGAGTGACTTGTGCTTCCATGAATGGAGTATCAGAGGAGCAAGAGCggccccagagcacagggcaggctgAACACAATGGCATTCCTTCCAGTCACAGTCTGTCTCCCAGCCACCCTGAATTTCAGAAGCATGTTATTCAGTCTGTGATCATAGAGTCCCAGAGCACAAAAATTGTGTTGAATGCCATCCAGTCAGCCGTTCACAAACTTGCAGAAGCAGAAGAGTCGGCTGCCCTTGAGTCAGAGGAGAGCATTAAGTCCATAGGGAAAAGCCCATCAGATATAATTGTACCTGAACTTCTGGGAAGTACACAGGTAGATCAACAGCTTCCAGTAAAAGAGGAAGAGATACAAAGTAAGGAGCAAGAGCTCAAGCAAACAGGAATAGTGAAAACTGCTACCTTAACTGAGTCTGCAGAAATCCATGCAACTGTGGAGAAAAAGGACATGCCTTTAATTTCTGAGATGCTGAAAGATGGGCAAAGTCAGAATTCTTTAACAGTCGTGACAAGCTCTGAAGAAATTTCGAGGGGAAATGTGAGACTTCAGAAATCAACCCTAGAACAAAGTACTTCAGAAGATTCAACCAAAGACACCCTAGACATGCACACACCAAAATTAAGGGAAAAAGAGGTTGGGTACATTATGGAAATCTCAGACCAACATACAGGACAGCAAACATGCAGAGAAAGTGAGGAACAACTATATCATCCACCAGTGGAAGATGGGAAAACACAAATGTGGGAGGATGAAGGTTGTCAAGAAGGAACATCTTGTGATAGACAAAGTCAGAACTCAGTGGCTCTGACGCCTTGA
- the AKAP12 gene encoding A-kinase anchor protein 12 isoform X4 has protein sequence METNPSDSGTTDGVDAEKEDAQSIKQLPALEEVAEDQVAEPQSYDLGFKKVFKFVGFRFTVKKEKTGKSEPVQLLTVKKEAKVPEGADDEKEVASEETAVPEDVLSAEDNTKDTLKNEKTEEESPKIPEATETCSQTVALATETASPLRKLFTQGWTGFRKKKSFRKPKEDEQQSPVKEEEIEKEETTLTTEISEREEKPESEKQNEERNVTAVTVEAHEKEQTEGEMQESEETLSATGVEGSEKKEVVKHDEEGQKEDPAAVKESAEEKKDDQERKLVEVPENLGKEEEKTEEGEKEGEVTEKPLETKSVVPLVTDSVNGKLTTSSEGLPVGEKLESMEKCERDDRTEIASEETCETGSEAMEISSDQLRKSEGKEGSKNALLGKETLDDKTEEAELKMSPTAEDVAQGEALDRTTEKKESKELLLSSTSEQSVDTEDNQQSVKPADEGLQGKPGADTTDTVKPDETTVEVTSEEAAGKKPPEGITNEAELLSSQEKTKLQGSPLKKLFTGTGLKKLSGKKQKGKREESKLGEQGEPIQQLSDSPDSPEEQKGESSASSPEEMNEIPSLEKSTDGMQVTESEDATITDVERKREIVTPWASFKKMVTPKKRARRPSESDKEEEIDKTKNIAVCATENVADENQGEIQENGIDQKPEKITEEPKRKVDTSVSWETFICVGSSKKRARKSSSSDEESQKVEESGQSKETATDAVLTSSQESDQGQGNSSPEQAGSPSESEGISTWESFKRLVTPRRRSKTRMEERSEDSVVEHSTSDGEPGKDESWVPFRKLMPGRRKKKSDGKPEPAHLKQAREDMAETAEEDSDVPAVVPLSEYEAAEQEKMEAQRAKDAEATREQTSEEERAEKETLKTGQGSEGLIHAVAVEEERAVSSIEERSPSWISAALTECIEQVREEEEKETQKTAEPGVTVEDAVVAAETVPETRKDVSDDTAASELELTSEAVTALETAEASCAEETMEVSLAEETTEMVSAVSQLLETPDTTEEATPVQEVEATEQNLKELDKQTQKVLHEVAERVKSDVTQPVSERAVTETIITTVQGPESEVKGAAKDGNVVGQETVVLEHKEDGSQPQQNALSIQGQNGVEENVLPEGSAKSEIPSVMEESTDGCQGYVEDHKEVNEVQTTTEETLSHDKEFHSIKAITPKEELLANQEPSEQEKLPITELTPDETRDQCAPEGKPAVQDKTEDGTSSLGLTAEKLEGEGRTLTVGSECTEAVVTVKTEKQDGIPDSEEQVCAEGVPSRTPARREEDDAVHNGVKSAEVTVPEVLLQSKGKASALPSKTVGSEAAADAEQSMSNGCDRDIAAKDSVPVTEPQCRDKTAETPSKSDEVEGAVLKSETRLEGTSVVAEAPVQIKADGASNLSSACPEIVENESAVITDKCPKKCETPSSLAGEETVGKGQELVETLNCQGFQKEDKKNEQLLDGAKEVFEYRKQESVTHDECSTAVPQEEGSGSAFPQAEGLGALKTPVALAAAAGGEHVVAETATRSDVTAKTVHLATTPEQMASEEVPVSNTDCSGCGTAELAGVEAPKPGVTCASMNGVSEEQERPQSTGQAEHNGIPSSHSLSPSHPEFQKHVIQSVIIESQSTKIVLNAIQSAVHKLAEAEESAALESEESIKSIGKSPSDIIVPELLGSTQVDQQLPVKEEEIQSKEQELKQTGIVKTATLTESAEIHATVEKKDMPLISEMLKDGQSQNSLTVVTSSEEISRGNVRLQKSTLEQSTSEDSTKDTLDMHTPKLREKEVGYIMEISDQHTGQQTCRESEEQLYHPPVEDGKTQMWEDEGCQEGTSCDRQSQNSVALTP, from the exons gaaaagttttaggAAGCCTAAAGAAGATGAACAACAGTCTCCTGTGAAAGAAGAGGAGATAGAAAAAGAGGAGACAACATTAACAACTGAAATCAGTGAAAGGGAGGAGAAACCTGAGTCTGAGAAGCAAAATGAAGAGAGAAATGTGACAGCAGTAACTGTTGAAGCGCATGAAAAGGAGCAAACTGAAGGTGAAATGCAGGAGTCAGAAGAGACTCTGTCAGCCACAGGAGTAGAAGGAAGTGAAAAGAAAGAGGTAGTCAAGCATGATGAGGAGGGGCAAAAAGAGGACCCAGCAGCTGTAAAAGAaagtgcagaggaaaaaaaagatgatcAAGAAAGGAAACTGGTGGAAGTCCCAGAAAATCTTggtaaagaggaagaaaaaactgaagaaggagagaaagaaggtGAGGTGACAGAGAAACCACTAGAAACAAAGTCAGTGGTACCTCTTGTCACTGACAGTGTGAATGGAAAATTGACAACATCCTCAGAAGGCCTACCTGTGGGAGAAAAACTGGAGTCAATGGAAAAGTGTGAAAGAGATGACAGAACTGAAATAGCCTCTGAAGAGACATGTGAAACAGGGTCTGAGGCAATGGAAATTTCTAGTGATCAGCTTagaaaatctgaaggaaaagaaggaagtaAAAATGCTCTACTTGGGAAAGAGACATTAGATGACAAAACGGAGGAAGCAGAATTAAAAATGTCACCCACAGCAGAAGATGTTGCACAGGGAGAAGCTCTGGATAGAAccacagagaagaaagaaagcaaagaactACTACTCTCTTCTACTTCTGAACAATCCGTTGACACAGAGGATAATCAACAGTCAGTCAAACCCGCTGATGAAGGACTGCAGGGAAAACCTGGCGCAGATACAACTGATACTGTCAAACCAGATGAAACAACCGTGGAAGTAACTTCTGAAGAGGCAGCTGGAAAGAAGCCTCCAGAAGGTATCACAAATGAAGCAGAACTCCTGTCTTCTCAAGAAAAGACTAAATTACAAGGTAGCCCTTTGAAGAAACTCTTTACAGGTACTGGGTTGAAAAAGCTGTctggaaagaagcaaaaaggtAAAAGAGAAGAATCTAAGTTAGGGGAACAGGGTGAGCCAATTCAGCAGTTATCAGATTCCCCAGATAGCCCAGAGGAACAAAAGGGGGAGAGTTCTGCTTCTTCTCCTGAGGAGATGAATGAAATTCCCTCTTTGGAAAAATCCACAGATGGAATGCAGGTCACTGAAAGTGAGGATGCCACAATTACAGATGTGGAGCgaaaaagagaaattgttaCACCTTGGGCATCATTTAAAAAGATGGTGACTCCCAAGAAACGTGCCAGAAGGCCCTCTGAAAGTgataaagaagaagaaattgatAAGACAAAAAATATTGCAGTATGTGCAACTGAAAATGTTGCTGATGAAAATCAGGgagaaatacaagaaaatgGGATTGACCAGAAACCAGAGAAAATTACAGAAGAGCCCAAAAGAAAAGTTGATACCTCTGTCTCCTGGGAAACTTTTATATGTGTAGGTTCTTCAAAGAAAAGAGCCAGGAAGTCATCATCATCTGATGAAGAAAGCCAAAAAGTAGAAGAGTCTGGACAGAGCAAAGAAACAGCGACAGATGCAGTTCTTACTAGCTCTCAGGAGAGTGACCAAGGACAAGGGAATTCTTCCCCGGAGCAGGCTGGAAGTCCATCTGAAAGTGAAGGTATTTCAACATGGGAATCGTTTAAAAGGTTAGTTACTCCAAGAAGGAGATCCAAAACCAGAATGGAGGAGAGAAGTGAAGACTCTGTTGTGGAGCATTCAACATCGGATGGTGAGCCTGGAAAAGATGAATCATGGGTTCCATTTAGAAAACTGATGCCTGGGCGCAGGAAGAAAAAGTCAGATGGAAAGCCAGAACCAGCTCATCTTAAACAAGCGAGAGAAGACATGGCAGAAACAGCTGAGGAAGATTCTGATGTTCCAGCTGTTGTTCCTTTATCTGAGTATgaagcagcagaacaggagAAAATGGAAGCTCAACGAGCGAAAGATGCTGAAGCGACGAGAGAACAAACCTCAGAGGAAGAGAGAGCAGAAAAGGAGACCCTAAAGACGGGGCAAGGATCTGAAGGGCTGATACATGCAGTAGCTGTGGAAGAAGAAAGGGCAGTGAGCAGCATTGAGGAAAGGTCACCATCATGGATATCTGCTGCTCTGACAGAGTGCATTGAGCAGgtgagagaagaggaagagaaggaaactcAGAAAACAGCTGAACCAGGTGTTACTGTGGAGGATGCAGTGGTAGCTGCTGAGACAGTGCCAGAGACTAGAAAGGATGTAAGCGATGACACCGCAGCAAGTGAGCTGGAGCTAACCTCTGAAGCTGTGACTGCTCTGGAGACAGCAGAAGCTTCCTGTGCTGAAGAAACCATGGAAGTGTCCCTTGCTGAGGAGACAACTGAGATGGTTTCTGCTGTTTCACAGTTGTTAGAAACCCCAGATACTACAGAGGAAGCTACACCAGTTCAAGAAGTAGAGGCCACCGAACAAAATTTGAAAGAATTAGACAAACAGACACAAAAAGTTCTTCATGAAGTTGCTGAAAGAGTAAAATCAGATGTAACACAGCCTGTTAGTGAAAGAGCTGTGACAGAAACTATAATTACAACAGTACAGGGACCGGAGTCAGAGGTGAAAGGTGCTGCTAAAGATGGGAATGTTGTCGGCCAGGAAACCGTTGTGCTTGAACACAAAGAGGatggctcccagccccagcaaaATGCACTGAGCATTCAGGGCCAAAACGGAGTTGAAGAGAACGTATTACCTGAAGGTTCAGCAAAAAGTGAAATACCTTCTGTGATGGAAGAAAGCACGGATGGATGTCAAGGATATGTAGAAGACCATAAAGAAGTAAATGAAGTGCAGACGACAACAGAGGAAACTTTATCACATGACAAAGAGTTTCACAGCATCAAAGCCATCACTCCCAAGGAAGAGCTGCTTGCAAACCAGGAGCCTTCAGAGCAAGAGAAACTGCCCATTACAGAGTTGACACCGGATGAGACAAGAGATCAATGTGCTCCAGAAGGAAAGCCTGCA GTTCAGGACAAGACAGAGGATGGAACCTCATCCTTGGGGCTTACAGCTGAAAAGCTTGAAGGAGAGGGCAGAACGCTCACTGTGGGATCAGAGTGCACAGAAGCAGTTGTCACTGTTAAAACTGAGAAACAAGATGGAATTCCTGACTCAGAAGAACAAGTTTGTGCTGAAGGAGTTCCTAGCAGGACACCTGCCCGGAGAGAGGAAGATGATGCTGTGCACAACGGAGTAAAAAGCGCAGAAGTCACTGTTCCTGAGGTTCTACTGCAGAGCAAGGGAAAAgcctctgcccttccctcaAAAACAGTTGGctcagaagcagctgcagatgCTGAGCAGAGCATGAGCAATGGGTGTGACAGGGACATTGCAGCAAAAGATTCTGTGCCTGTCACAGAGCCACAATGCAGAGACAAAACAGCTGAAACCCCCTCCAAGAGTGATGAAGTGGAAGGTGCTGTGCTCAAATCTGAAACACGGTTGGAGGGCACTTCCGTCGTTGCTGAGGCTCCCGTGCAGATTAAAGCAGATGGGGCATCTAATTTATCATCAGCATGCCCAGAGATTGTTGAAAATGAAAGTGCTGTTATCACTGATAAATGTCCTAAGAAATGTGAAACACCCAGCAGTTTGGCTGGAGAAGAGACTGTGGGAAAAGGACAAGAACTTGTAGAAACCTTGAACTGTCAAGGTTTCCAGaaagaagataagaaaaatgAGCAATTGTTGGATGGAGCCAAAGAAGTATTTGAATACAGAAAACAGGAATCTGTGACACACGATGAATGTTCAACTGCTGTCCCGCAAGAGGAAGGCTCTGGCTCAGCCTTTCCACAGGCTGAAGGCTTGGGGGCTCTGAAAACACCTGTGGCTctagcagctgcagcaggtggagAGCATGTCGTGGCAGAAACTGCGACACGCTCAGACGTGACAGCCAAAACTGTACACTTGGCAACTACTCCAGAGCAAATGGCTTCTGAGGAGGTCCCAGTTTCTAACACTGACTGTTCAGGCTGTGGGACTGCAGAGCTTGCTGGTGTGGAGGCACCCAAGCCTGGAGTGACTTGTGCTTCCATGAATGGAGTATCAGAGGAGCAAGAGCggccccagagcacagggcaggctgAACACAATGGCATTCCTTCCAGTCACAGTCTGTCTCCCAGCCACCCTGAATTTCAGAAGCATGTTATTCAGTCTGTGATCATAGAGTCCCAGAGCACAAAAATTGTGTTGAATGCCATCCAGTCAGCCGTTCACAAACTTGCAGAAGCAGAAGAGTCGGCTGCCCTTGAGTCAGAGGAGAGCATTAAGTCCATAGGGAAAAGCCCATCAGATATAATTGTACCTGAACTTCTGGGAAGTACACAGGTAGATCAACAGCTTCCAGTAAAAGAGGAAGAGATACAAAGTAAGGAGCAAGAGCTCAAGCAAACAGGAATAGTGAAAACTGCTACCTTAACTGAGTCTGCAGAAATCCATGCAACTGTGGAGAAAAAGGACATGCCTTTAATTTCTGAGATGCTGAAAGATGGGCAAAGTCAGAATTCTTTAACAGTCGTGACAAGCTCTGAAGAAATTTCGAGGGGAAATGTGAGACTTCAGAAATCAACCCTAGAACAAAGTACTTCAGAAGATTCAACCAAAGACACCCTAGACATGCACACACCAAAATTAAGGGAAAAAGAGGTTGGGTACATTATGGAAATCTCAGACCAACATACAGGACAGCAAACATGCAGAGAAAGTGAGGAACAACTATATCATCCACCAGTGGAAGATGGGAAAACACAAATGTGGGAGGATGAAGGTTGTCAAGAAGGAACATCTTGTGATAGACAAAGTCAGAACTCAGTGGCTCTGACGCCTTGA